In Miscanthus floridulus cultivar M001 chromosome 5, ASM1932011v1, whole genome shotgun sequence, one genomic interval encodes:
- the LOC136454963 gene encoding uncharacterized protein produces MHMIGSSSYARDDGTDTDVHLSDVGLRLHLPHPSNLSQPFVTGRLEGAGFGAIILVAYADSRSASDGDYTYAETAASCPPPVTPARDGQHVLRAGFSCSRLRALLRGSYDLEYRPGTGRGRHTAGSSPLQLRHRLMYVNQMSCATDGGVRAYMAFYADQSGSFPSSLFLVGDEALVAEGFWFPDTWSFQDRKTVVGLIWNSSRVLRSVGYTGDLSDIKYNYTLVEKAKEHYHSNPVLSKDRNGSFPGNHSCRYFVFHFNLKNPELRVHGSAPPIVQEDRPMPDDVFSRRVAPEVNTQRLLNVSYDLQYTVADVDRRINAEGVYDTLCMVACQVSNGSSDCQVLVTVQFAPVDTGTREHDVGTISSLRTKSDPLFFEALEFVNQGMDLMWQPESMLELSPALFAVVLILQLRHAKKHPEAVPSMSITMLVVLALGYLIPLMLDFEPAIRALQNRFDPVWAWYRIVPNRFPLRVGTMLAFLLQLRLLQLALSGRRPTEPGRGGDGSSAAAERRTLQVISNAFSGAKARALSPWFYVGGTVIRAAPHAYDVYAGPRGNLFGGVALDVAVLFGVALLAVLLFLQQRVRLRGAFVCSSSSKRRSGAHRMVSSVPSC; encoded by the exons ATGCATATGATCGGCTCCAGTTCTTACGCAAGAGACGATGGCACCGATACTGACGTCCACTTGTCAGACGTTGGACTGCGTCTCCACCTGCCTCACCCTTCGAACCTCTCCCAGCCCTTCGTGACCGGCCGCCTCGAGGGCGCCGGCTTTGGTGCCATCATCCTCGTCGCGTACGCGGACTCCCGTTCCGCCAGCGACGGTGACTACACATATGCAGAGACCGCCGCCTCCTGCCCACCGCCGGTCACGCCCGCGCGTGACGGGCAGCATGTGCTCCGCGCAGGCTTCTCGTGCTCCCGCCTCCGGGCACTACTCCGAGGCTCCTACGACCTCGAGTATAGGCCAGGCACAGGCAGAGGCAGGCACACGGCGGGCAGCTCGCCGCTGCAGCTGCGACACCGGCTCATGTACGTCAACCAGATGAGCTGCGCCACTGACGGCGGCGTCCGCGCATACATGGCGTTCTACGCCGATCAATCGGGCTCCTTCCCGAGCTCACTGTTCTTAGTCGGGGACGAGGCGCTCGTCGCCGAAGG CTTCTGGTTCCCGGACACATGGTCGTTCCAGGACCGGAAGACCGTGGTCGGATTGATCTGGAACTCGAGCAGGGTGTTGAGAAGCGTGGGATACACGGGCGACCTCTCTGACATCAAATACAACTACACCTTGGTGGAGAAGGCCAAGGAGCACTACCACTCCAACCCGGTGTTGAGCAAGGACAGGAATGGCAGCTTCCCGGGTAACCACTCGTGTCGGTACTTCGTGTTCCATTTCAACCTAAAGAACCCGGAATTGCGCGTGCACGGGTCTGCCCCGCCAATCGTCCAAGAGGATAGGCCGATGCCTGACGATGTATTCTCTCGGCGCGTGGCGCCAGAGGTGAACACGCAGAGGCTGCTGAATGTCAGCTACGATTTGCAGTATACAGTCGCAGATGTGGATCGACGCATCAATGCAGAAGGTGTTTATGATACACTCTGCATGGTTGCTTGCCAAGTGAGCAACGGCTCGTCAGACTGCCAGGTCCTGGTGACCGTTCAGTTCGCTCCGGTGGACACTGGGACGCGGGAGCATGACGTTGGCACGATCAGCAGCCTGAGAACGAAGAGTGATCCTCTGTTCTTCGAAGCACTGGAATTCGTAAACCAGGGGATGGACCTGATGTGGCAGCCCGAATCCATGCTGGAGCTCTCTCCGGCGTTGTTCGCCGTCGTCCTTATCCTGCAGCTGCGCCATGCCAAGAAGCACCCCGAGGCTGTTCCTTCCATGTCGATCACCATGCTCGTTGTCCTGGCTCTGGGCTACCTAATCCCTCTCATGCTCGACTTCGAGCCTGCCATCAGGGCACTGCAGAATCGCTTCGATCCGGTGTGGGCGTGGTATCGTATTGTGCCGAATAGGTTCCCATTGCGTGTCGGCACCATGCTGGCCTTCCTGCTGCAGCTGCGCCTTCTCCAGTTGGCCTTGTCGGGGAGGAGACCAACGGAACCAGGACGCGGTGGCGACGGTTCATCCGCCGCCGCCGAGAGGAGAACGCTCCAG GTGATCTCGAACGCGTTCTCGGGCGCCAAAGCGAGGGCGCTCTCGCCGTGGTTCTACGTCGGCGGCACCGTGATCCGTGCGGCGCCTCACGCGTACGACGTGTACGCGGGTCCACGCGGTAATCTCTTCGGCGGCGTCGCGCTGGATGTCGCCGTCCTCTTCGGGGTGGCGTTGCTGGCCGTGCTGCTGTTCCTGCAGCAGCGAGTTCGGCTTCGGGGCGCGTTCGTGTGCTCTTCATCATCAAAGAGGAGGTCGGGCGCGCACAGGATGGTCTCCAGTGTGCCATCATGCTAA